The genomic stretch TTTGGAGGCCTCCAGATCTCTTGCGAGAAGGTCGGACACATAACGGGAGAAGCTAATCCCGCGTTTAAACGCCAACCGGGATGACGATTTTTTCAGGACCGGGTCTAGCGCTAAGTTCGTCCGAACTTTGGGATGATTCGTCTTTCGATTTGCCATTCACCCATCATTACACAACCTTTGCGCAATGAAAAAGTAAAACTTGAGTCTACAGCAATTATTGCGCAATCTTTATGCTATGGGACAAATACCTATTGACGGAGAAGGAGAAAAACGCGTACGACAAAACATAGCTATCAGCCCATCACTTAAGAATGCGGGGCAGAAGAAGGCGCGAAGCCTGGGGCTATCGTTTTCTCAGTACATCGCTAATCTTTTGAAGCGCGAGGTAGACAGGGAAACGATTGAGCAGGAGGCGAGCAAAAAGGCGAAGATCGCATCCCAGAAGCCGCGCCCGCCACAGCCCCCACGCAAGGAAAAAGGCGAGTAGCTGGCCGAAGTAGATACTCCACCGGCACGCGTTCTGCATTAAGGAAACGATCTTCATTCCATCCATATTATGAGCACCACAAACGGGAGTCGACCGAGTCGGCGTCTAACTTCGTTAGACGCGAAGAAGGCCGTAAATATTAGCTTCCGCTGTTCAACGGAATTTAAAGCCGTACTTATTCACAACGCCCAGAGGCAGGGTTTCGACCTCTCCGGGTGGCTCCTGGACGTATCGCTCCGCGCTCTTCGCGAGGAGGGCATTCAGATATCCGAGGATCTTCCCGAGTACGATGAACCAGAGGCCCCCGGGGGCTCGCGCAATCACCGCATGGCCGAGATGCTGGCAGAACTAGCGAAGGAGGCCCGAGAGAGGGCTGAGCCCTGGGCTAGCGCCAGCGCCGAGGCCGAGCTAGGGGAGATCATACGACAGATCCGCAAGATCAATGACCCGAAGCTCTGGAACGAAGTTCACGAAGTTGTAGCGTGGAAGGGCCGAACGGCCCGGCAGAAGGCCCACGCTCTGAAGTTTCGGCTACAGAAGTACCAGGAATAAGCCGATGATATGACAGGCATGCGCGTTACACTGTGTAAGTAAAGCGTGTTGCATTAAGCCGATTATGAGTTACTCTGAATCAAGGGGTTGAAGACAAATATTTGTTGACATCACGATAGGTTCGGATATATAGGACCGCTCAATAAAACCAATGAACGCTACCACGACCACCTCCGCCCCCGTTGGTCCCGCCACTCGTCAATTCCTAGAATGGTGCGAGAAGGAAAAGGCTAACGGATTGGTTGATATCAAGTTCTTCGCTACCGGCGTCGAGAACACGACGGTCGAAGGCTTCCTGGAGGAGGCAAACAAGGCACTCTCCCCCAAGGCGGCCCATGTCGGAGCCGTCTAGTCCGCACCCCGCCATCACCTTCCTCGAAGTCTGCCAGTCAGTCCTTGAGGTGTTGGCCAGCATTCCGAACCTTCAGCCCCCCATTAACATCATGGGGGATGTCCGAGAGGCCATCGAAAAACGCCTATCGGTGGGTGTTGCTTTCAAGATCCATTTCGAGGAGAACACCTGGACTCCGGAGGCCCTCATCGGGATGCTCCTGCGATATAAAGACCGCGCCCGGGTTATCTATCCCGGAATCAATAATGGGTGCTGGCGTCGCTTCATCATGGCGAAGGAATTGGCCCATCTGATCATCGACACCGATCCCAGTCGCTTCACAACTGATCCGATTCGCCTTGTTCAAGAGCTCATCAACAAAGCGCCACTGCAGGTCGACGGCAGTCAGCCGTTCGAGTCAGAAAGATACGCCATTTACGTGGCTTACGAACTGATGATCCCGTGGCAGTTCAATGCCGAATGCCTCGCTCGCCTGGCTGCTGGACAAACTACTCTTGATCTCGCGAAATGGCTTCGCGTCCCGCAGAAGGCCGTTGAATTCGTTCTGTCGTCCGATTATCAGGCCTCGCGGAAAAAGGCATACGGGCAACTCTCTCCAATGCCGCTTTAGCTCGGCGGTAGAGCACCAGTTTTGCAAACCGATGGTTGTCAGTTCAACCTCGACAAGCATCTCTCTACTTCTTCACCTTCAGATCAAGGCCGCAACGCGAACCACGCCCCCCCGGTCTGGCGTTTGATCGACTTCACGTAGCTCCCCAAGGCGACCGTCTCCGAGTTCCCCATGATCCGCGCCAGCTCCGCCGCTCCGCGTTCGGGATAGGCGGCCAGGAAGTAGGAAGCGAACGAGTGGCGGGGGCCGTTGTCGGGCCACTCCCGCAGCTTCTTTTCGAGCTTTTCATTCGCCTTGATGAGGAGGGCCCGGAAATCGTCGAAGATGTACTTTTGGGTCCGCGAGGCAACCGGCCCGGCCTTCTTTCGATCTGCCGCCGGTATCCAGGCCCGCAGCGCATCGTTGATCGGAACCCAGCGCTCATTGTCCTTCTTCCGGGTTCCCTTTGCCACCTCTCGGCGAATGTGGATGACTCCCTCTTTCCAATCGAAATCCTCCCACTGGAGGCGGGGCCTCCCCCAGGATTCGGAAAATAGCTCGATGGACCGTATTCCCGCAAAACACTTCAAGGCGAGCAGTGCCCGGGTTTCGCCGGAGGAGGCATCCAGAAGCGCCTTCTCTTCCTCAAGGGTCAAGATGATCGGAGCCTTGTACGGAACCTCGATGGGCTCGATGTGGCGGCCCGGGACGCGCATGGGATTCACCGAAACGAAGCCCCGCCGGGTCAGCCATCCGAAAAAGACCGTTGCTCCAAGGTAGTGGCTCCGGCGGGTTTCCATGTCGGGAATCGCCTCCAGAACGGCGAGAAGGTCTTCCGGCCGAACCAGTGCCGCGGGGAGTCCGCCGGAGGCGCGGGCGAAGGGCCCCAGCTTCCATCGGAGGTTCTTGATGGTCCGGTCGGCCCGCTTCATGACATCGCGCTGATGGTCTATGAACTCGTCGATCCGCTGGCGGAGGGTGGAGGTGCTGGCGACAGGGGCGGGGGAATAGGATCGGATCGCATCGGCCATTTGCTGTGGAGTGAGTCCGCGCTCCTTAGCAAGAAGGAGAACGGCCTCGTCCACGTCGGTGGTGGGATTAGCTCGCTTGCCGGAAAAGAAAGCGTCCCTGCGGGCTTTGGCCTCCTCCTTGGCCTTGGTTTGCGAAGAGAAGAAAAGGCGCTTTCGCTTGCCGGTTTCGGAAAATAGAGGAGGGATCACAACAATGAAGCGATCCCCGGCTTTCTGGATGGTGATGGCGGAAATTCGCGGCATAGTGGCTTTTATTGGCTCTTTAAATCGTCCAACTTGGTCTGTTATGGTATCTAACGTCCGTGGGTTATCTGGCTTATACTGCCATTCTATCAGCTTAAAATCAAGCCGAAGACCATATTATAAACTGGTGGTCCCGAGCGGAGTCGAACCGCTGACCTACCCTTTAGGAAAGGGCGGTTTTTGGATCATAACGAATTGCATATTAAGCACATTACGTCCGATAATTGATGGATTGGCTTTTTGGTGGCTCTTTCGTTTAGAGCATCCCTTCCTTAAAGGGTTACACGATACGCATGCTAATGGCTTGTTCAAATTTCCAACTTGTAGCACTATACGCCCATGAAGTTTCTTCGCCCGCTGGCCGCCTTCCTCCTCATGGCGTCCGCAGTCTATGCGGAAGACCTCTCCCCTCTCCCCGCCGCTGAGGAGAAGAAGGTCTACGCGATCGTAGGAAATATCATGCAAGTGCAAGATGACGGCGTTCTTGTGGAATGCGATGCCGAGACCGCCAAAGCCGATTCAGACCGAGAGTCAAAATCTTTGAAGGGGGAACGTGCTACAGGCCTGATACTCCTCAAGAACTACCCGAAGAACAAAGCGAGGACTTTAGCGCCCGTTCGCGTTGATGCAATTGATGATGGGCTGGTGAAGTATCCAAACAAGACACTCCACTCCTACGTCATTAAAGATTCCTAAGCCAATCCCGCCCTACGCGCCGGGATCGAGGCGTAAAGCGGCTCGCTCAGGCCGTCGGGGAGGGTGGGATCGAAATGGCGCATGAAGCGATCGATGCGGGCTAGCTTGAAGTTGGCCGCCCACTTCTTTGAGTCGGTGAAGGCCGGGTTGTTCCACTCCGCATGGTCGAGGTACTGACCCGCGAAAAGGACCGTGCCGTCCTCCCTCTCGATCTGGATCATGTCTCGCGGCCGCAGGAAGGGGAAGAAGGCGACGATGGCGCGGGTGATGGCGAGCGTCTCCCCGTCGACCAGGACGCCGAAGGAGGCCAGGCCCTTGTTCGTGTCGTCATCCTCGTAGGAGTCCCAACCGCCGACGCTCTTGCCCTGGCCGTATTGCGTCAGCTCGATCCGAATGCGGTTGGCGGATGGGGTCGGCATGAAAGTGGTGCGGGGGATGGAAGGAGGGGAAACATGCAAACCCTTCCCGGCCTTGCGGAACGGGACATCCCCCGCATCAAATGCGGCGAGTCAACCTAGGGCTTAGCGGCTTCCCGCGCCCACCGCGCCAGACTCATGTTCTGAAGATCCCGATCGACGGTGACGAAACCCGCCGTGTCGGTCGCCGTCATCCCTTCGCCTCCCTTGAGGGCGGGATGAAAGCGGGTGCCATAGGTCGCCGCTAGGTCGGTGAAGTGAGTGACGTAGTAGGCACTGACCCGGTATCCGGCGCATTTTCCTTGAGCGTCGAAGACGGGGGCGTGCGGTTCGGTCCACATAGCGGGGGTCTCCGGCGCGGGGACGGGCTTCGGAGCGACCGTGCCGCACCCAGCCAAGATCAAGGCGAGGGCTAAGACAGGCGAGATTGCGCATCGGATTCGTCTCCCTTGATGGCCTTGGCTTCGGCCTCGTTGTCTTTCTCGACCTCGGCGGCCTCGCGGAGGGTCTGCGCGTTCTGGATCATGGCCGGGGTGTTGCTCTCGGTATCGCGCTGTTTGATGAGGCCCGCCGTCTCAGCCCAGGCCTTAAGGGCTTCCGGCAGGAGGGCAGTGAGCCAGGCGGGTATGACCATGACCTAGCTCCCGGCGTTGAACCGGACCTCCATGCCGTAGAGGAACGCTGAGGTGAGGGCGGAGCTGTTCGGATACTGCGTTAGGAAGGTCTTGAGGGCGGAGGCGGTGGCGTCGAAAATGGCGTCGTAGATAGCGACCTCGGCGTCGCTCAGGCCCGCCTTGCCCTCGGCCTTCGCGGCGGCGATCGAGGCATCGGAGGTGTCGACGGTGCCGGTCGAGGAGGTGATCTTGTAGAGGGCTCCCGTGACGAGGGAGCCAATCTTCCCCGTCCCGCTGCCCTGGACGTTCGCTAGAATGCGACCGGCTGCGTAGTCCCCGGCGGCCGTGGCGACGAAGTTCGAGGCGGGGAGGGCGGCTACGACCGTCGCGGCTTTCTCGACCGTGGAGCCCGCCGACTTCGCCGCGCTGGTCAGTTCCGCGCAGCCGGAGACGAAGAGCGAGGCCGAGAAGAGGAGGACGACAGCCGCCGGGCTGGTGCCAGGACCGGAGAACCTGGCCCGGACCCATTCGACGATCTTCTTCCGCAGCGTGACGGAGTGGATCACGGCGTAGATGGCTCCCGCGGTGATGAAGACCCAGCCCGAGAAATGATCGGAGACGAACTGGATGAGGGGGTCGACGTGCTCCGGGTGGACGCCGAGGGATCGGAGCCACTGGCCGAACGCCGCAAGGGCGGGGGAAACCAGGTCGAAGAGGACCGGGATGAGGAGGCGAAGGAGGAGATTCATACTCCCCTCGCCGCCTGTCAACCGATCCTCGTTAGTCCTTGAACAGGTGGAGGCCCCACTCGATGAGGGCCATCAAGCCCGTACCCAGGAGTGAAAGTACGAAGGCAGCCCCCATGACTTTCTTCTTGTCGCCCTGGAACTCGGCCACATCCCGCTCGACGGTGGCCACGCGAAGAACAAGGCCGGTCGTTCCGAATGCGGGGTTTCCCACCACGGCCGTCTTGATCTCGTTAAGAAGGATGTCCTGGGCGTCGAGGCGGGCCTTTAATTCGTCGTAGCTCATAATTAGGGGTAGGGGCGGCTACCAGCTCGAAAGCGCGGCCCGCTTCCAGGTGTTCGTCGCCGTGCAGACGTAGATGTAGGACGAGTCCCAGGTAATCGTACCAGCAACACCGGAAGAGGTGGCGTTCGCGGGGGGGGATGACCCGATCCTAATAGTCCCATTCACCTGGAGGGCGTTGACCCCGTCATTCATGTCCCCCCCCGAACGAGGCAAAACCATTTCCATAAATCGCAGCAACAACGCTTCCCGTCGTGCCGTCGGTGGCAATGGGGCGGAAGGAGACGCCGTTCTGGCCGGACGCCCAAACAATCTCCGTAGCGAAGCCCGCCGCGTTTCCGCCGAGGTGCATGCCATACAGGTTTCCTCCGCCACTATAAACAGCGAGGCCGCCACCCCCACCCGTCAGGTCACTCCCGTTGGTTTTAGTCCAAGAGGTCGGCCCAGATCCGGACGGCGTGATCGTGAGCGCCTGCCCCATGTTGATCGGCCCATGATAGATGCTGTTAACAGTGAAGGCATCCGTGCCAGACGATGTATCAAGCGCGAGCGCATGTCCGTTCGACCAGAGCCACGTGGCGCTGGAAGAATTAGCCTCATTGGATGGCGACTCGATGATATCGAATATCGGATTTCCCGTGTAAAGCGTGTGAAGGATTGGAGTGCCGTCGATGACGTTGCCTATTTAAAGTCATTCCGTGCTCGGTGTCGGCATTGAGTTCATACCCGCGGAGCAGGATTTTAGACCCGGTGTGATTCTTGCCGATTCCGATTTCGGAACTCGATCCCCCCGCGGCGTCCAAATAAACGTTCGCCGTCGAGACGCCGAAAGAAGGGCCACTAGGGATCGACCCGCTAGAGAAAAACGAGAGGGTGTTGGAGCTGCCGTCCGTTAACTTGGAGTTTTGCGGAAACGTGATGGGGCCGGTGAAATTCATGCCTGCGAAAGGCACGTCCGTGTAGCCGGGCGTCGCAGGAACACCCGCCCCTTTGCCAGCCATGACGCCATTGAGATATCGCGCCAGTACCTGCTGCCCCGCGTCGAGCGGGTGGAGTCCATCGTAGTAGAGCCCAGTGTCAGCTGGGTTCGAGAGCGCGGCGGCGTAATCAATCAGGATATCGCAGGGAATTGTTCCGTTACGAATGGCGCTGTTCACCTGCTGACGATAGCCCTCCATTGTCGCTGTCCAGCCGTAGGCGCTCGTCCGGGGCGTGATCGTGGAGAGCACCAACGTGAAGCCGTCGCTCCGCGCCTGGGCGCAGTAGGTGCCGAGGGCGGTGATGACCTGCGATCCGGTATTACCGAGATTCCCTATATCGTTCGTCCCGATCATGAGGAACAGATAAGCGGTCGCTCCACCGCTTCCGCCGCTCGCTGACGGGCGATAGGGCTTCACGTTGGAGTTGTAGCGATCGGATACGTTATTTCCCGATCCCGACCCCGGAGAGATCGTGCTCCCACTAACGGCATCATTAATGATCGTTCCGCGCCCGGACGCGAAGGACATCGAGGCGAAATAATAGGAGAAGGGATGTGTTGCGAACGCGCCCGCCGTGATCGAGTCGCCCTCGAAAATGAAGTATTGGTCGGTGTTCAGCTTGACCAATTTTCCGGGCGCATTGAACGCATTCCCCTGCGTTGTTGCCGAAGCGTCCAAAGAGAGGATAGCGCTACCGTCGATTGCGAGGCCGGAACCGATTTTGACGCCGCCCAGGACCGAGGCGGATGCCACGGGCAGTGAAAGGGTTCCATCGCCCGCCACAGCCAATCCACCGCCGATCTTCACAGCCCCCAGAATAGAACTGGTGGCCTTCGGAAGAAACTGCGGCAAAAGCATGCCCCCACCATCGAGCTTCACAAGCTGGTTGGCAGCGTTGAAGGTGTTTCCCTGAATGGTGACTCCACCGGTTCCGCCTGCTCCGCTGACGTTCAGCCCGCCGGAGGAGGCCGAGACGGAAACCGCCCCGGAACCGGAGCCAATGGAAACCGCCCCTGCGCCGATGACGGAGTGGCCGCCCATGTCGAGATTGCTTCGGGCAGCGCCCTGAAAGTTGGGGCTGTTGACCTTGTCCTGAGCGTGAGCGCAGGCGGAGGCGCCCAGGAGGGCGAGGAGGAGGAGTTTTTTCATGGAATGAGCAGGTAATCGATCGATCCGCCCGACTCGCTCGATTCGGGAGCGGCGGAAAGGTGGATAGCAAGGGAGGTGGCCGTGGTGGCGGTCTTGTTCCGATGGGCGCGGATGTCGTCGGCGTCCGTCGGGAGGGAGAGGGTCAGGAGGGCGCGAGGCGATCTGGACAACCCCAGGGCGGTGAGATCGGCAGTGTAGTCCTGCTGGCCGACGACCAGGGCGATGGAGCCCGTAAGGGAGACGGTGAGGATGTCGACCGGGGAGGGATAGACAGGCTCGGCATCCGTGGGAATGCCTTCGTCCCCCTTGATCACGTCGTCGAGAATGATGGCGTCCCAGGTATTCGAGGAAGTAATGAGGCCCGCCGTGCTGCGGACCTGGATTTCCCCCATGCAGGTCACCGAGGCCAGCGGATGCCCTCCGTTGTCGATGAGGGTGTTTAGCTCGGTCGTATTGAACGACGGCGAGAAGGTGTAGACGGCACTTGCACCCGCTCCGGCCTTTTCCCAAGCCAGGTCGGAGACGATGTACCCCCCATTGTAGTCCCCCTTGACCTTGATGCCGAAGATGCCGGTTGAGGCCGTATCGTCCAGGTCGACGACGCTTCCCCCGCGGCAGAATTGGAGGCTGATGGTTTGCGAGTCCCCCCGCTTAAAGGCGAGCTTCGCGACGGCGGTGTTATTCAGCGGCCCGACAACGAGCGAACCGGCGTTCAGGTCGAAGTAGAGCTGCACGTCACTTTGGGGGTGTCAACCCGGTCTAGGCGGGGGACTTCACCTCGATTTGGGCGGCCGGTCCCTGCGCGGCGCGATGAAGCGGCCCCATGACGTTGACGAAGGTGGGAACCTCGTGGCCCTCGAGCCGCGAGCGATTGAGGAACTGGATGACCGCCAGCACGTCCCTCCGGGGCACCACCACCGACACCAACTCGCTTTCCTTGGGGATCGAGGGCGTTTCCTTCACGTTGCTCATACGCCTTCCGCGCCAGTCAACTCCGGCCCCCACTTCGGCGACGGAAGAGGGCACTTGCTGAAGGCGCGGACCAGAAGCCCCCGGCCGCTGCACGTGATGCATTTCGTGCATTTTGCCGAATCCGGCGGGTTCCCAGAACGAGCATCCCTTGCAGATGGCCTCCCGGGCGGCAATGGTGGCGTCTTGCGCCCGCTTGGGTTTC from Verrucomicrobium sp. GAS474 encodes the following:
- a CDS encoding ImmA/IrrE family metallo-endopeptidase — protein: MSEPSSPHPAITFLEVCQSVLEVLASIPNLQPPINIMGDVREAIEKRLSVGVAFKIHFEENTWTPEALIGMLLRYKDRARVIYPGINNGCWRRFIMAKELAHLIIDTDPSRFTTDPIRLVQELINKAPLQVDGSQPFESERYAIYVAYELMIPWQFNAECLARLAAGQTTLDLAKWLRVPQKAVEFVLSSDYQASRKKAYGQLSPMPL
- a CDS encoding GDSL-type esterase/lipase family protein, coding for MKKLLLLALLGASACAHAQDKVNSPNFQGAARSNLDMGGHSVIGAGAVSIGSGSGAVSVSASSGGLNVSGAGGTGGVTIQGNTFNAANQLVKLDGGGMLLPQFLPKATSSILGAVKIGGGLAVAGDGTLSLPVASASVLGGVKIGSGLAIDGSAILSLDASATTQGNAFNAPGKLVKLNTDQYFIFEGDSITAGAFATHPFSYYFASMSFASGRGTIINDAVSGSTISPGSGSGNNVSDRYNSNVKPYRPSASGGSGGATAYLFLMIGTNDIGNLGNTGSQVITALGTYCAQARSDGFTLVLSTITPRTSAYGWTATMEGYRQQVNSAIRNGTIPCDILIDYAAALSNPADTGLYYDGLHPLDAGQQVLARYLNGVMAGKGAGVPATPGYTDVPFAGMNFTGPITFPQNSKLTDGSSNTLSFFSSGSIPSGPSFGVSTANVYLDAAGGSSSEIGIGKNHTGSKILLRGYELNADTEHGMTLNRQRHRRHSNPSHALHGKSDIRYHRVAIQ